Proteins from one Pantoea cypripedii genomic window:
- a CDS encoding LysR family transcriptional regulator, giving the protein MQSLNLRQIEVFRAIMITGSINGAAQLLFVSQPAVSRMLSHTEARIGFRLFERVKGRLYPSPEARSLFNDVESVYRDIQRVNTTLHNLVQQRQGVLRIASSPSLGHQLVPDAIGAFRQCNENILVSLECLRHRLLRDRLLDQHADLGISLFPIDHPNLCAVPLSYIRVMVVCPANHPLTQLPAKELPAALAETPFIGYSTDTPFYSFMMKAFERVGLPYRPSIDVDSPHHACALVKNGTGFSVVDEISFRASGAERMAVLPILGEERLTISLVHLRHEPLAQFAQVFIDHLRKVLDSSGFHLFNMD; this is encoded by the coding sequence ATGCAGTCGCTTAATCTGCGTCAGATTGAAGTCTTTCGGGCGATTATGATTACCGGTTCGATTAATGGTGCCGCGCAACTGTTGTTTGTGTCCCAGCCCGCTGTCAGCCGTATGTTGTCCCACACGGAAGCACGTATTGGCTTTCGCTTATTCGAACGGGTTAAGGGAAGGTTATACCCTTCGCCGGAGGCGCGCAGCCTGTTCAATGATGTCGAATCGGTGTATCGCGATATTCAGCGCGTTAACACCACGCTGCACAACCTGGTACAGCAGCGTCAGGGAGTGCTGCGCATTGCCAGCAGCCCCAGTCTGGGGCATCAACTGGTGCCAGATGCCATAGGTGCTTTCAGGCAGTGCAACGAAAACATCCTCGTTAGCCTGGAATGCCTGCGTCACCGACTGCTGCGGGACCGGCTGCTCGATCAACACGCGGATCTGGGTATCTCTTTGTTTCCTATCGATCATCCTAATCTGTGTGCGGTGCCCCTCAGTTATATCCGCGTGATGGTGGTGTGCCCGGCCAATCATCCGCTGACGCAGTTACCGGCCAAAGAGTTGCCTGCGGCGCTGGCGGAGACGCCCTTTATTGGTTACTCCACGGATACCCCGTTCTACAGTTTTATGATGAAGGCTTTCGAACGCGTCGGTCTGCCGTATCGCCCGAGTATTGATGTCGATTCACCGCATCACGCCTGTGCGCTGGTAAAAAACGGCACTGGCTTCTCGGTGGTTGATGAAATCTCGTTCCGTGCCTCCGGGGCCGAACGCATGGCGGTGCTGCCGATTCTCGGCGAAGAACGCCTGACTATCAGCCTGGTGCATTTGCGCCACGAACCGCTGGCGCAGTTCGCGCAGGTGTTTATCGATCATCTGCGCAAGGTGCTGGATAGCAGCGGCTTCCATCTGTTCAACATGGATTAA
- a CDS encoding nucleotidyl transferase AbiEii/AbiGii toxin family protein, producing MKDIYRKQVQLLLDVLPEVAKESCFAMHGGTAINLFYREMPRLSVDIDLTYIHIEEREKSLVEINNALLRVAENIVSLRNSIKVQHRADVCKLHITENDVLIKIEVNMVGRGLLSEPVRMPLCDQAQELFDAFCAMPVVPMAQLYGGKLCAAVDRQHPRDLFDVKLLLEAEGFTEEIKQGFILGLVSSNRPTYEMLDPHLQDQRSAFDNQFTGMTDIPFSYQDYEATRDKIIRIIRHSLTEKDKAFLLGFNRLEPDWSIYDYQHFPSVKWKQLHLEKFRKDNPDEWQGQINKLEAILRL from the coding sequence ATGAAGGATATATATAGGAAACAGGTTCAGTTACTGTTGGATGTCTTGCCCGAAGTGGCTAAAGAAAGTTGTTTTGCCATGCACGGCGGTACGGCAATAAATCTCTTCTATAGGGAAATGCCCAGACTATCTGTTGATATAGATCTCACTTATATCCATATCGAAGAACGTGAAAAATCACTGGTTGAAATTAATAACGCATTGCTTCGTGTAGCAGAGAATATTGTTTCGTTAAGAAATTCAATTAAGGTTCAGCACAGAGCAGATGTTTGCAAACTTCACATAACAGAGAATGACGTACTGATAAAAATTGAAGTCAATATGGTTGGCCGGGGATTATTATCCGAGCCGGTTAGAATGCCGTTATGCGACCAGGCGCAGGAACTGTTTGACGCCTTTTGTGCTATGCCGGTTGTCCCGATGGCTCAGCTTTATGGTGGCAAACTATGTGCAGCAGTGGACCGGCAGCATCCCCGCGATCTTTTCGATGTAAAGTTGTTACTTGAAGCGGAAGGCTTCACTGAAGAAATTAAGCAGGGATTCATTTTAGGGTTGGTCAGCAGCAATCGGCCTACCTACGAGATGCTTGATCCACACTTGCAGGATCAGCGAAGTGCTTTTGACAATCAATTTACCGGCATGACTGATATTCCCTTCAGTTATCAGGATTATGAAGCAACGCGAGATAAGATTATCAGGATAATAAGGCACAGCCTGACAGAGAAAGACAAAGCCTTCTTGCTTGGCTTCAACCGGCTGGAGCCGGATTGGTCTATTTATGATTATCAACATTTTCCTTCAGTGAAATGGAAACAACTCCACCTTGAGAAATTTAGAAAAGATAATCCAGATGAATGGCAAGGTCAGATAAATAAATTAGAGGCCATATTAAGGCTGTAG
- a CDS encoding type IV toxin-antitoxin system AbiEi family antitoxin: MNTEKLSKINLLLSAIPPGVALTTTWLVDQGYSLDLQKQYKKSQWFESIGSGALVRSGDNVDYLGGIYALQSQLGMAIHPAAKTALALQGRAHYLGLSEKSVMLFGPQGAKLPKWFQSHNWGLRIDMKASSFLPSDLGLVEIEHKDFKVKISSPARALMECLYLAPEHQPLLEVYELMEGLNNLRPVSVQKLLENCSSVKVKRLFLYMADKAGHDWFNYLKIEKIDLGTGKRSIVPNGIYIPKYQITMPKELEIA; encoded by the coding sequence ATGAATACCGAAAAATTATCAAAAATAAACTTGTTGCTGAGTGCTATCCCTCCTGGCGTGGCGCTGACCACTACGTGGCTGGTAGATCAGGGATATAGCCTTGATTTGCAGAAGCAATACAAAAAAAGCCAATGGTTTGAATCGATTGGCTCTGGAGCGTTGGTACGCAGTGGCGATAACGTTGATTATCTCGGGGGTATCTATGCGCTGCAATCACAGCTGGGCATGGCAATACATCCTGCGGCTAAAACGGCCCTTGCTTTGCAAGGCCGCGCGCATTATTTGGGACTGTCAGAAAAAAGCGTGATGCTCTTTGGCCCGCAAGGAGCGAAACTTCCGAAGTGGTTCCAAAGCCATAACTGGGGTCTGCGTATAGACATGAAAGCTTCCAGCTTTCTTCCCTCTGATCTGGGTCTGGTTGAAATAGAACATAAGGACTTTAAGGTCAAGATCTCCAGTCCAGCCCGTGCTTTAATGGAGTGCCTGTACCTCGCTCCTGAGCATCAGCCTCTGCTGGAAGTATATGAACTGATGGAGGGGCTTAATAATCTGAGGCCAGTGTCAGTGCAGAAGTTGCTGGAAAACTGCTCATCCGTGAAAGTGAAGCGATTGTTCCTGTACATGGCTGATAAAGCAGGGCATGACTGGTTTAACTACCTGAAGATAGAAAAAATAGATTTAGGGACCGGGAAGAGATCCATTGTACCTAATGGCATCTATATACCTAAGTATCAGATAACTATGCCAAAGGAACTGGAGATAGCGTAA
- a CDS encoding porin, with amino-acid sequence MMKFTLLAVAVVLPAISQGAEIYNKDGNKLDLYGSVRARHYFSDDTSVDGDNSYVRLGFKGQTKINDKLTGYGQWEYNIQANHSEAEGDEGNKTRYGFAGLKYDQWGSIDYGRNNGVLYDVASITDYAPIFDHLTDSYTDGFMTGRATGVLTYRNTSFFGLSDNVNFALQYQGKNGAGNNNSGRTVYTSNGEGAGASASYSFDWGGTVLAAYGNSHRTAAQEALAYGDGERAEMWALGFKYNPGQFYAAIKYSEGQNITPIRGYGFANKTQNFEVYSRYVFENGIVPGIGWFQSQGKEIEGYGDVYLAKYLDVNVAYFLNKNFLVYTDYKINQLDKNTPFGISTDDSFGVGMTYQF; translated from the coding sequence GTGATGAAATTTACACTGCTTGCGGTGGCTGTTGTTCTGCCTGCAATCTCTCAGGGAGCTGAAATTTATAATAAAGATGGCAACAAACTGGATCTTTATGGCAGCGTAAGAGCCAGACATTATTTCAGCGACGATACCAGCGTTGATGGTGATAACAGTTATGTGCGCTTAGGTTTTAAAGGGCAAACAAAAATTAATGATAAGCTCACCGGTTATGGACAGTGGGAATATAATATTCAGGCCAACCATTCCGAAGCTGAAGGTGATGAGGGCAATAAAACCCGCTACGGGTTTGCCGGACTGAAATATGATCAGTGGGGCAGCATCGATTACGGCAGAAATAACGGCGTGTTATATGATGTTGCCAGCATTACGGATTATGCCCCGATCTTTGACCATCTGACAGACAGTTACACCGATGGCTTTATGACCGGACGCGCCACCGGGGTGCTGACTTACCGCAATACTTCTTTTTTTGGCCTCTCTGATAATGTTAACTTTGCCTTGCAGTATCAGGGGAAAAACGGGGCAGGCAATAATAACAGCGGCCGCACCGTTTACACCTCGAATGGTGAGGGTGCAGGCGCGTCAGCCAGTTATAGTTTCGACTGGGGTGGCACCGTGCTGGCCGCTTATGGCAACTCGCATCGCACAGCGGCGCAGGAAGCCTTAGCGTATGGCGATGGCGAGCGAGCTGAAATGTGGGCGCTGGGGTTCAAATATAATCCAGGCCAGTTTTATGCCGCGATTAAATATTCGGAAGGCCAGAATATCACGCCTATTCGTGGTTATGGTTTTGCAAACAAAACCCAGAATTTCGAAGTCTATTCGCGCTATGTTTTCGAAAACGGTATCGTTCCCGGTATTGGCTGGTTCCAGTCACAGGGAAAAGAAATTGAAGGCTATGGCGATGTCTATCTGGCGAAGTATCTGGATGTTAACGTCGCCTACTTTTTAAATAAAAACTTTCTGGTTTATACCGACTATAAAATCAACCAACTCGATAAAAATACCCCCTTCGGGATCTCCACCGATGATAGCTTCGGTGTGGGGATGACATACCAGTTCTAA
- a CDS encoding amidohydrolase, with the protein MNYSAIIQDTLNKQREKIISVSDQVWEFAEVRYEESQSAALIAQTLEDAGFAVIRQAGGIETAFVATFGAGQPVVAFLGEFDALPSLSQQADCSYFSPVVPSGNGHGCGHNLLGAGALAAALATKACMEQTGLSGTIKFFGCPAEEGGGGKAFMARAGLFEGVDVAFTWHPWDENLAYNARMLATNQVKYLFKGKSTHAAFSPHLGRSALDGVELMNVGANFLREHIIPEARLHYAITNAGGNAPNVVQSEAHVLYKVRSPKMHEVRDITERVHDIARGAALMSGTQVTIEFDAASADLIPNVTLASIMDEELNKIGPMAFSDEEKAFAASIQATFSDEEKRKVTKKGRVLSEDITPLRREPDFLNGSTDVGDVSWLLPVGQVYIATCAWGTPPHSWQMVTQGKTSYAHKGMLLAGSVMAASAVRVLTNPAIINQAKEEHLLQLEGETYHSLLPQDAQPRPLNR; encoded by the coding sequence ATGAATTATTCAGCCATTATTCAGGACACGCTGAACAAACAACGTGAAAAGATTATTTCGGTCAGCGACCAGGTCTGGGAATTTGCTGAAGTACGCTATGAAGAATCACAGTCAGCAGCGCTGATTGCGCAGACTCTTGAGGACGCAGGTTTTGCGGTGATTCGTCAGGCAGGCGGCATTGAAACCGCTTTTGTGGCGACTTTTGGGGCCGGTCAGCCGGTTGTGGCCTTTCTGGGCGAGTTTGACGCGCTGCCATCCCTCAGCCAGCAGGCAGATTGCAGCTATTTTTCGCCGGTGGTGCCGTCCGGCAATGGGCATGGTTGTGGGCATAATTTGTTAGGCGCGGGAGCCTTAGCGGCCGCCCTTGCCACTAAAGCCTGTATGGAACAAACCGGACTCTCCGGGACGATTAAATTCTTTGGCTGCCCGGCTGAAGAGGGAGGGGGTGGCAAAGCATTTATGGCGCGTGCTGGCCTGTTTGAAGGTGTCGATGTAGCCTTCACCTGGCACCCCTGGGATGAAAACCTGGCGTATAACGCGCGCATGCTGGCGACCAATCAGGTGAAGTATCTGTTTAAAGGAAAAAGCACCCATGCGGCATTTAGCCCGCATCTGGGACGCAGCGCATTGGATGGTGTCGAACTGATGAACGTCGGTGCTAATTTCCTGCGCGAACATATTATTCCCGAAGCGAGACTGCATTACGCCATCACCAATGCCGGTGGTAACGCGCCGAATGTGGTGCAATCTGAGGCGCATGTTCTCTACAAGGTTCGTTCGCCCAAAATGCATGAGGTGCGGGATATTACCGAGCGAGTGCATGATATCGCCCGGGGGGCGGCGCTGATGTCGGGCACCCAGGTGACGATTGAATTTGACGCGGCTTCTGCTGATCTCATCCCCAATGTGACGCTGGCAAGCATTATGGATGAAGAACTGAACAAGATCGGGCCGATGGCTTTCAGCGATGAAGAAAAGGCCTTTGCCGCTTCTATTCAGGCAACATTTTCTGATGAGGAAAAACGTAAGGTCACGAAAAAAGGACGGGTATTATCCGAAGATATTACCCCTTTGCGGCGCGAACCTGATTTCCTTAATGGCTCTACCGACGTTGGCGATGTCAGCTGGCTGTTGCCGGTCGGGCAGGTTTATATTGCGACCTGCGCATGGGGCACACCACCGCATTCCTGGCAAATGGTCACGCAGGGCAAAACCTCTTATGCACACAAGGGCATGTTACTGGCAGGCAGCGTAATGGCAGCCTCGGCGGTTCGCGTGCTAACCAATCCGGCGATTATTAACCAGGCCAAAGAGGAACATCTATTGCAACTGGAAGGTGAGACATACCATTCATTGCTGCCACAGGATGCGCAACCCCGTCCATTAAACCGTTAA
- a CDS encoding MFS transporter has product MSGFIAENKNKVIIFILFLCWVVGFIDKTAINIAIIPISGEFGLASDETGMIISGFFLAYSITQLIGGYLVDRLGSKTILTGAVGLWSVATACTGMATGILGLVVSRFFVGMGEAVFPSGSSVVIAQQFDKSKMARAKSFLQSGASVGFAVGSVVVTTLIAFFNWRMMFFVLGILGMGLALVLWLVLRSSSEGQTVSKAASPERDKTSEKKRLLEIVTRPLTWQIAACYFFTNIVFWGLQSWLPSYWIKVKGMSMVSMGAWSMLPPTLGFISFLVCGWLLDRFFQGREKLLIAIGSSVSALFIWLMFNASSVPIAFAWLSLSNIFLNAISISVFVTIIKQYPKASVGTATGLINSVAQIGSFLSPLVIGYLLKLTNQNYATAFLMIIACAVVTCLIALSITHSNNPVHTETRSNPSH; this is encoded by the coding sequence ATGTCTGGCTTCATTGCAGAGAATAAAAATAAAGTCATTATCTTCATATTGTTTCTGTGTTGGGTTGTGGGCTTCATTGATAAAACCGCGATAAACATTGCCATCATTCCGATTAGTGGTGAATTCGGACTGGCCTCTGATGAAACGGGCATGATTATCAGTGGATTCTTCCTCGCCTACTCCATCACGCAACTGATTGGCGGCTATCTTGTCGATCGGCTGGGCAGCAAAACGATTCTGACCGGTGCGGTGGGCCTCTGGTCCGTCGCCACCGCCTGTACCGGTATGGCGACCGGGATCCTCGGTCTGGTGGTGTCGCGTTTCTTTGTGGGTATGGGGGAAGCAGTTTTTCCTTCGGGCAGTTCTGTCGTCATTGCCCAGCAATTTGATAAAAGCAAAATGGCAAGGGCCAAGTCTTTCCTGCAATCAGGTGCGTCGGTTGGTTTTGCCGTGGGTTCTGTGGTCGTCACCACCCTGATTGCCTTCTTCAACTGGCGCATGATGTTTTTCGTGCTGGGTATCCTCGGCATGGGTCTGGCCCTGGTTCTCTGGCTGGTGCTGCGTTCTTCATCTGAGGGTCAGACCGTTTCTAAGGCCGCCAGCCCGGAACGCGATAAAACCTCTGAAAAAAAACGGCTGCTGGAAATTGTTACCCGTCCGCTGACATGGCAAATCGCCGCCTGTTATTTCTTCACCAATATCGTGTTTTGGGGGCTGCAATCATGGCTGCCGTCTTACTGGATTAAAGTGAAGGGCATGAGCATGGTCTCAATGGGGGCATGGTCGATGCTGCCACCTACACTGGGTTTTATCTCGTTTCTGGTTTGTGGCTGGTTGTTAGATCGGTTTTTCCAGGGCCGTGAGAAGCTTTTGATTGCTATCGGTTCCTCGGTATCTGCGTTGTTTATCTGGCTGATGTTTAACGCCTCATCAGTGCCGATCGCCTTTGCCTGGCTGTCACTTTCCAACATTTTCCTTAACGCGATCAGCATCAGCGTCTTCGTCACCATCATCAAGCAATACCCGAAAGCTTCAGTGGGAACGGCGACCGGCCTGATTAACTCCGTGGCGCAGATTGGTTCGTTTCTCTCCCCTTTGGTGATCGGGTATCTGTTAAAGCTCACCAACCAGAATTATGCCACGGCGTTTTTGATGATTATCGCCTGCGCGGTGGTGACCTGTCTGATCGCGCTTTCCATTACCCATTCGAACAATCCGGTTCATACCGAAACCCGTTCGAATCCATCGCATTAA
- a CDS encoding GAF domain-containing protein — translation MYEDTHSIAVPDHASAITSIVQRYYSQAQVNVSLSARRYDDALKDADENIDERNESYILSHQIRPQEIIIEAVCLYIDSLKIHIKNINIETENCVVHALINDIKVYFLSGVIKYQNFMFRKVSDNTWHLASGLSHEVILQHVIEGALKTIPHSDAAIFRIYDKEKNLLIPVAMLGFENNYYEYSVTPQQSISGKAFESRSSILVNSREEILNSFTEHSTVREAIMKNNPIANALLCVPVLDQQTCYGTLTILSLKRHSVFNSLAVSLLETFASQVALAWRNARLYDEKAASLREVETLKSQLEKQNRLLKVSVDLHADMINLSTKFNRLDEFIEQLSARVNSAMSYIDILGHRYFNARSQHYTWDTLSHIHKAHDNTSDVITDGECLIYPLTNDDFLVGFIIINGYDIDELNSVIAARIRDFVVMEIMKRTSAVIITHKKIAFIFQEIIRYGLSAKHERNLLDIGFHFKSWIMCIRLSPFNTTLNDLAFITIKNHLVGKTGLNHSAFYVENDEVVIFHSDNVNGKLSVIEEKIRGDHYLQHNFQVGLSPITTKEKIIISHQQAGTALDVLKTRQRPGILNFSNTGIERLFTKHNSEELKTFVYDILAPVLDTGDKGAVLIATLRSYLKNSQSTVLTARELNIHINTLYQRLRKFESLTNLSLANPDDFLMISLSCHMNRIYS, via the coding sequence ATGTATGAAGATACACATAGCATCGCAGTGCCCGATCATGCATCAGCGATAACCTCAATTGTTCAGCGCTATTATTCGCAGGCGCAGGTTAATGTCAGCCTTTCGGCACGGCGTTATGATGATGCATTGAAAGATGCGGATGAAAACATTGATGAGCGCAACGAGTCATATATTCTTAGCCACCAAATCCGACCGCAGGAGATCATTATTGAAGCTGTGTGTCTTTATATTGACTCTCTGAAGATACATATTAAAAATATTAATATTGAAACTGAGAATTGCGTTGTACATGCATTAATCAATGACATCAAAGTGTACTTTCTCTCTGGCGTTATTAAGTATCAAAACTTTATGTTCAGAAAGGTCAGCGATAACACCTGGCATCTGGCCTCAGGTTTATCGCATGAAGTCATTTTGCAGCATGTGATTGAAGGCGCACTGAAAACCATTCCGCACAGTGATGCAGCGATTTTTCGTATCTACGATAAAGAAAAGAACCTGTTAATTCCGGTTGCGATGCTGGGGTTTGAGAATAACTATTATGAATACTCTGTCACACCGCAGCAGTCCATCTCCGGTAAAGCTTTCGAAAGCCGATCATCGATTTTAGTTAACTCCAGGGAAGAAATATTAAACAGTTTCACCGAACACTCAACAGTTCGTGAAGCGATCATGAAAAATAACCCAATCGCCAATGCCCTGTTATGTGTCCCGGTGTTAGATCAACAAACCTGTTATGGCACATTGACAATACTTTCCCTGAAACGGCATTCAGTATTTAACTCGCTGGCGGTATCCTTACTGGAAACCTTCGCCTCTCAGGTTGCATTGGCCTGGCGCAATGCCCGTTTATATGATGAGAAAGCCGCCAGTTTGCGTGAGGTGGAAACGCTCAAGTCACAACTCGAAAAACAAAACCGGTTGTTAAAGGTGAGCGTGGATCTCCATGCTGACATGATAAATTTATCGACCAAATTCAACAGACTAGATGAGTTCATCGAACAGCTCTCCGCCCGGGTGAATTCAGCCATGAGCTATATCGATATTCTTGGTCATCGTTATTTCAATGCCAGAAGCCAGCATTATACCTGGGATACGCTCTCTCACATCCATAAAGCTCATGACAATACCAGTGACGTGATCACCGATGGTGAATGCCTTATTTACCCTCTGACTAATGACGATTTCCTGGTTGGCTTTATCATTATCAATGGCTACGACATTGATGAATTGAATTCTGTTATCGCCGCACGAATCCGTGACTTCGTGGTGATGGAGATCATGAAACGAACCAGTGCGGTTATTATCACTCACAAAAAGATCGCCTTTATCTTTCAGGAGATCATCCGCTATGGGTTATCTGCTAAGCATGAACGCAACCTGCTTGATATCGGTTTTCATTTTAAAAGCTGGATAATGTGTATCAGATTATCGCCCTTCAACACCACACTGAATGACCTGGCCTTTATCACCATAAAAAATCATCTGGTCGGCAAGACAGGGCTCAATCATTCAGCGTTCTATGTCGAAAATGATGAGGTTGTTATATTTCATTCAGATAACGTGAATGGCAAACTGAGTGTTATTGAAGAAAAAATACGTGGGGACCACTATCTTCAGCATAATTTTCAGGTTGGACTAAGCCCCATCACCACCAAAGAAAAGATTATTATCAGCCACCAACAGGCTGGTACGGCACTGGATGTACTCAAAACCCGGCAGCGCCCCGGTATTCTTAATTTTAGCAATACCGGCATTGAAAGATTATTTACTAAACACAACAGTGAAGAACTCAAAACATTTGTTTACGATATCCTTGCTCCGGTATTGGACACCGGCGATAAAGGGGCCGTTTTAATCGCCACCTTGCGGTCATATCTTAAAAACAGCCAGTCAACCGTGCTGACAGCCAGGGAGCTGAATATTCATATTAATACGCTTTACCAACGGCTGCGAAAATTTGAATCACTCACCAATCTGAGTCTTGCCAATCCAGATGATTTTCTTATGATAAGCCTGTCATGTCATATGAACCGGATTTATTCCTGA